In the genome of Nocardioides marmoribigeumensis, one region contains:
- a CDS encoding NAD-dependent epimerase/dehydratase family protein has translation MSARTVLVTGGAGFVGVNLGRLLRDEGFRTRCFDNFTTGSRADAEAAGYDEIVEGDIRHLEQLAEAVSDVDLVVHLAAQSGVPTSVADPVHDCELNVRGTLNALIASRDAGVQGFVMASSSAPLGPTTPPVDERTVPRPISPYGASKLAGEAYCSAFAGSYGLPTVALRFTNVYGPYSYHKGSVVAAFCKAAASDEPMVIHGDGSQTRDFVFVEDLCRGMVQALTSGAAGMVAHLGSGTETSIAEVANEIAVRFPGDVPTQHVEERVGDIPRTYADISLARRELGYNPTTSLQDGLDATVAWFREADLSGAAG, from the coding sequence GTGAGCGCGCGGACGGTCCTCGTCACCGGAGGGGCCGGCTTCGTCGGGGTCAACCTCGGCCGCCTGCTCCGTGACGAGGGCTTCCGCACGCGCTGCTTCGACAACTTCACGACGGGCTCGCGAGCCGACGCCGAGGCGGCCGGCTACGACGAGATCGTCGAGGGCGACATCCGCCACCTCGAGCAGCTCGCGGAGGCGGTCTCCGACGTCGACCTGGTCGTGCACCTCGCCGCTCAGAGCGGGGTGCCGACCTCGGTCGCCGACCCGGTCCACGACTGCGAGCTCAACGTCCGCGGCACCCTCAACGCCCTCATCGCCTCGCGCGACGCGGGCGTGCAGGGGTTCGTGATGGCGAGCTCGAGCGCGCCCCTGGGGCCGACCACGCCGCCGGTGGACGAGCGGACCGTGCCGCGGCCGATCTCGCCGTACGGCGCCTCCAAGCTCGCCGGTGAGGCCTACTGCTCGGCGTTCGCCGGCTCCTACGGGCTGCCCACGGTGGCCCTGCGCTTCACCAACGTCTACGGGCCCTACAGCTACCACAAGGGCTCGGTCGTGGCGGCCTTCTGCAAGGCGGCCGCCTCCGACGAGCCGATGGTCATCCACGGCGACGGCTCGCAGACGCGTGACTTCGTCTTCGTCGAGGACCTGTGCCGCGGCATGGTCCAGGCCCTCACCAGCGGGGCGGCCGGCATGGTCGCCCATCTCGGCTCCGGCACGGAGACCTCGATCGCCGAGGTCGCCAATGAGATCGCGGTCCGTTTCCCCGGCGACGTGCCCACCCAGCACGTCGAGGAGCGCGTGGGCGACATCCCGCGCACCTACGCCGACATCTCGCTGGCCCGGCGCGAGCTCGGCTACAACCCCACCACCAGCCTCCAGGACGGGCTCGACGCGACCGTTGCGTGGTTCCGCGAGGCCGACCTCTCAGGAGCAGCAGGATGA
- a CDS encoding prolyl oligopeptidase family serine peptidase — METPATRREPTTTSHFGVDVTEDYRWLEEQTDETREWTREQSSRTRAYLDAIPEWPAIAERVAAVMRAESVGYSRLSNGGGGSTYVALKHQPPRQQPFLVAFSDLEGLSDERVLVDPDRIDAGGTTAIDFFRVSPDGSRVAVSLSENGTEAGTVHVLDVATGERLGEPLPYVNSGVAGGSLAWKADGSGFWCTRHAGPEEAAEGELGFFQEVAFHDLGTGTTEVELSGVFADDRIAENFLSTSPDGRWVLDLVQRGDGNEWQVFVRPQDGGPGQAQWTRVADLDEGYVDARVGPDDQLYLLATKDTPRGQVVRRTLPDGPLETVVEHSDLTIEGFTLSEHHLWVVDLDGGPSGLRRFTLDGTPLPGLDLPPVCAIEGLTRYGPGMFSDLLPLGDGRVAFSLTTYTTPRTWWVVDEDGRRHPTGLDTRPPIDLSGYEVRRVFATSADGTQVPINLISAPGTGPSAPTLLTAYGGYGLSLKPWFSADDVVWLERGGVLAVANIRGGGEYGVEWHHGGRLTTKQNCFDDFIACADHLVETGVTTRGRLAVIGGSNGGLLMGAVLTQRPDLAATVVAMVPVMDALRSETTPNGAFNTAEFGTVENEDEFRALLAYSPYHHVVDGTAYPPVLLTAGEFDPRVEAWHAKKMAARLQAATTGGPVLLRTEAGGHGMGASLDEQVGKATDIYAFVLHHLED; from the coding sequence ATGGAGACGCCCGCGACGAGACGAGAGCCGACCACGACGTCGCACTTCGGCGTGGACGTGACCGAGGACTACCGCTGGCTCGAGGAGCAGACCGACGAGACGCGGGAGTGGACGCGCGAGCAGAGCTCACGCACCCGCGCCTACCTCGACGCGATCCCGGAGTGGCCGGCGATCGCCGAGCGGGTCGCGGCGGTGATGAGGGCCGAGTCCGTGGGCTACAGCCGGCTGAGCAACGGCGGCGGCGGCTCGACCTACGTCGCGCTCAAGCACCAGCCGCCCCGTCAGCAGCCGTTCCTGGTCGCGTTCAGCGACCTGGAGGGCCTCAGCGACGAGCGGGTGCTGGTCGACCCCGACCGGATCGACGCCGGCGGCACGACCGCGATCGACTTCTTCCGCGTCTCCCCCGACGGCTCCCGCGTCGCGGTCAGCCTGTCGGAGAACGGCACCGAGGCCGGCACGGTCCACGTCCTCGACGTCGCCACCGGCGAGCGCCTCGGCGAGCCGCTCCCCTACGTCAACAGCGGGGTCGCCGGCGGGTCCCTGGCCTGGAAGGCGGACGGCTCCGGGTTCTGGTGCACCCGCCACGCGGGCCCCGAGGAGGCCGCCGAGGGGGAGCTCGGGTTCTTCCAGGAGGTCGCCTTCCACGACCTCGGGACGGGCACCACCGAGGTCGAGCTGAGCGGCGTCTTCGCCGACGACCGGATCGCGGAGAACTTCCTGTCCACCTCGCCCGACGGTCGCTGGGTGCTCGACCTGGTGCAGCGGGGCGACGGCAACGAGTGGCAGGTCTTCGTGCGCCCGCAGGACGGCGGCCCGGGCCAGGCGCAGTGGACGCGCGTGGCCGACCTCGACGAGGGGTACGTCGACGCGCGGGTCGGTCCCGACGACCAGCTCTACCTGCTGGCCACCAAGGACACGCCCCGCGGGCAGGTCGTGCGCCGCACGCTGCCGGACGGGCCGCTCGAGACGGTGGTCGAGCACAGCGACCTGACCATCGAGGGCTTCACCCTGTCCGAGCACCACCTCTGGGTGGTCGACCTCGACGGCGGTCCGTCCGGACTGCGCCGCTTCACCCTGGACGGGACACCGCTGCCCGGGCTCGACCTGCCGCCGGTGTGCGCGATCGAGGGCCTGACCCGCTACGGACCCGGCATGTTCTCCGACCTGCTCCCGCTCGGTGACGGTCGCGTGGCGTTCAGCCTCACCACCTACACGACCCCGCGCACGTGGTGGGTCGTCGACGAGGACGGCCGGCGCCACCCGACAGGGCTCGACACGCGCCCGCCGATCGACCTGTCCGGCTACGAGGTGCGCCGCGTGTTCGCCACGTCCGCGGACGGCACCCAGGTGCCGATCAACCTGATCTCCGCGCCCGGCACCGGCCCGAGCGCGCCCACCCTCCTCACGGCGTACGGCGGCTACGGCCTCTCGCTCAAGCCGTGGTTCTCCGCCGACGACGTGGTCTGGCTGGAGCGGGGTGGCGTCCTCGCCGTCGCCAACATCCGCGGCGGCGGGGAGTACGGCGTCGAGTGGCACCACGGCGGACGTCTCACCACCAAGCAGAACTGCTTCGACGACTTCATCGCGTGCGCGGACCACCTCGTCGAGACGGGCGTGACGACCCGGGGTCGGCTGGCGGTCATCGGCGGATCCAACGGCGGCCTGCTCATGGGTGCCGTGCTGACCCAGCGGCCCGACCTCGCGGCCACCGTCGTCGCGATGGTGCCGGTGATGGACGCGCTGCGGTCCGAGACCACGCCCAACGGCGCCTTCAACACCGCCGAGTTCGGCACCGTCGAGAATGAGGACGAGTTCCGCGCGCTCCTGGCCTACTCCCCCTACCACCACGTCGTCGACGGCACCGCCTACCCACCCGTGCTCCTCACCGCCGGCGAGTTCGACCCGCGGGTGGAGGCCTGGCACGCCAAGAAGATGGCCGCCCGGCTGCAGGCCGCGACCACGGGCGGTCCGGTGCTGCTCCGCACCGAGGCCGGGGGTCACGGCATGGGCGCCTCGCTCGACGAACAGGTCGGCAAGGCGACCGACATCTACGCGTTCGTGCTGCACCACCTGGAGGACTGA
- a CDS encoding CoA transferase subunit A, whose protein sequence is MTREPRDKRMTIDEVVGQLRDGMTIGIGGWGPRRKPMALVRAILRSDLRDLTVVSYGGADVGLLAQAGKIKRLVYAFVSLDTVPLEPLFQQARQADTIPEVVELDEGMFQTGLRAAAQRLPFLPMRAGLGSDVLVHQDWIRTVRSPYDDGEELVAVPALPLDVALVHLNRADKHGNATYLGPDPYFDDLFCMAADRAYVSVEQVVDTAGLTVDTPVQRLLLSRMMVSGVVEAPNGAHFTTCTPDYERDEAFMRHYAWSAGDPETWQAFADRFLGGDEAAYQQAVQDWHAERAAAKEGK, encoded by the coding sequence ATGACGCGGGAGCCGCGCGACAAGCGCATGACCATCGACGAGGTCGTCGGCCAGCTGCGCGACGGCATGACGATCGGCATCGGCGGCTGGGGTCCGCGGCGCAAGCCGATGGCCCTGGTGCGCGCGATCCTGCGCTCCGACCTGCGCGACCTGACGGTCGTGTCGTACGGCGGCGCCGACGTCGGCCTGCTCGCCCAGGCGGGCAAGATCAAGCGGCTGGTCTACGCCTTCGTCTCCCTCGACACCGTGCCGCTCGAGCCGCTCTTCCAGCAGGCCCGTCAGGCGGACACGATCCCCGAGGTGGTCGAGCTCGACGAGGGCATGTTCCAGACCGGCCTGCGCGCGGCGGCGCAGCGGCTGCCCTTCCTGCCGATGCGCGCGGGGCTCGGGTCCGACGTGCTCGTCCACCAGGACTGGATCAGGACCGTCCGTTCGCCGTACGACGACGGTGAGGAGCTGGTCGCCGTGCCGGCACTTCCCCTCGACGTCGCGCTGGTGCACCTGAACCGGGCCGACAAGCACGGCAACGCGACCTACCTCGGTCCGGACCCCTACTTCGACGACCTGTTCTGCATGGCCGCCGACCGGGCCTACGTCAGTGTCGAGCAGGTGGTCGACACCGCAGGCCTGACCGTCGACACCCCGGTGCAGCGGCTGTTGCTGAGCCGCATGATGGTCAGCGGGGTCGTCGAGGCGCCCAACGGCGCGCACTTCACCACGTGCACGCCCGACTACGAGCGCGACGAGGCGTTCATGCGCCACTACGCCTGGTCCGCGGGTGATCCCGAGACCTGGCAGGCGTTCGCCGACCGCTTCCTCGGTGGCGACGAGGCCGCCTACCAGCAGGCGGTCCAGGACTGGCACGCCGAGCGCGCCGCCGCGAAGGAGGGCAAGTGA
- a CDS encoding SDR family oxidoreductase, giving the protein MLPIDLAGRVVLVTGGTRGVGRGVSEAFLDAGATVVTCSRSDVADGDLPATDAGRVTDHHACDVRDPEAVTALVDAIVAHQGRLDVLVNNAGGSPYALAADASPRFHSRIVELNLLAPLLLMQAAHRAMARGGVIVNVSSVSGLRPSPGTAAYGAAKAGLDSLTQSLAVEWAPLVRVNALDVGPVLTEQSALHYGDEAGVAAVARTVPMGRLAEPRDVGNAAVWLASDLATHVTGARIELHGGGERPAFLDAATTNN; this is encoded by the coding sequence GTGCTCCCGATCGACCTGGCCGGCCGCGTCGTCCTCGTCACCGGCGGCACCCGCGGCGTCGGCCGCGGCGTGAGCGAGGCCTTCCTCGACGCCGGCGCCACGGTCGTCACCTGCTCCCGCAGCGACGTCGCCGACGGGGACCTCCCGGCCACTGACGCCGGCCGGGTCACGGACCACCACGCCTGCGACGTCCGTGATCCCGAGGCCGTCACCGCGCTGGTCGACGCGATCGTCGCCCACCAGGGCCGGCTCGACGTGCTGGTCAACAACGCCGGCGGCTCGCCCTACGCCCTGGCCGCCGACGCGAGCCCGCGCTTCCACTCGCGCATCGTCGAGCTCAACCTGCTCGCCCCGCTGCTGCTCATGCAGGCCGCCCACCGCGCGATGGCCCGGGGCGGCGTGATCGTCAACGTCTCCAGCGTCAGCGGGCTGCGCCCGAGCCCCGGCACCGCGGCGTACGGCGCGGCGAAGGCCGGGCTGGACAGCCTCACCCAGAGCCTCGCGGTCGAGTGGGCGCCGCTCGTGCGGGTCAACGCCCTCGACGTGGGCCCGGTGCTGACCGAGCAGAGCGCGCTGCACTACGGCGACGAGGCGGGCGTGGCGGCGGTCGCCCGGACCGTCCCGATGGGCCGCCTGGCCGAGCCACGAGACGTCGGCAACGCCGCGGTGTGGCTGGCCAGCGACCTGGCCACCCACGTCACCGGCGCCCGCATCGAGCTGCACGGCGGAGGGGAGCGCCCGGCGTTCCTCGACGCCGCGACCACCAACAACTGA
- a CDS encoding glycosyltransferase family 2 protein, with product MSESVLEREGLQEEVGSAVAAAVAAAPALTTPTVAVVIAALDEAESIDGVLTSLPAQLEGLAVMPVVVDDGSSDATSAVAAQAGAVVVRHPRNLGQGEGLRTGFAVAKGVGADVIVTMDADGQHDPDDLPALVGPVVRGEADYVQGSRFLGEYDDAHSARHVGIKIFTWLLNVVARLRITDCTNGFRAVRASELHRLTLVEDRFSASEILIQAAVHGLRVREVPVHIRAREVGESRKPRGLAYPLGYLRVVGRSWLRARRSVRERPRAT from the coding sequence ATGAGCGAGTCCGTTCTCGAGCGGGAGGGCCTCCAGGAGGAGGTCGGCTCCGCCGTCGCCGCCGCCGTCGCCGCCGCCCCGGCCCTCACCACGCCGACGGTGGCCGTCGTGATCGCCGCCCTCGACGAGGCCGAGTCGATCGACGGCGTGCTCACCTCGCTGCCGGCCCAGCTCGAGGGCCTCGCGGTCATGCCCGTCGTGGTCGACGACGGCAGCAGCGACGCGACCAGCGCCGTGGCCGCCCAGGCCGGCGCCGTCGTCGTGCGCCACCCCCGCAACCTCGGCCAGGGCGAGGGCCTGCGCACCGGCTTCGCCGTCGCCAAGGGCGTCGGCGCGGACGTCATCGTCACGATGGACGCCGACGGCCAGCACGACCCGGACGACCTGCCCGCCCTGGTGGGTCCCGTCGTCCGTGGCGAGGCCGACTACGTCCAGGGCTCCCGCTTCCTGGGGGAGTACGACGACGCGCACAGCGCGCGCCACGTGGGCATCAAGATCTTCACCTGGCTGCTCAACGTGGTGGCCCGGCTGCGCATCACCGACTGCACCAACGGCTTCCGCGCCGTCCGCGCCAGCGAGCTGCACCGCCTGACGCTGGTCGAGGACCGCTTCTCGGCCTCGGAGATCCTCATCCAGGCAGCCGTGCACGGCCTGCGGGTCCGTGAGGTGCCCGTGCACATCCGCGCCCGCGAGGTCGGCGAGAGCCGCAAGCCGCGCGGTCTCGCCTACCCCCTGGGCTACCTCCGCGTCGTGGGTCGCTCGTGGCTGCGCGCGCGTCGCTCGGTCCGGGAGCGCCCCCGGGCGACCTGA
- a CDS encoding CoA-transferase subunit beta has translation MSDSLDTVTRSEVCAVAVADAFADDGEIFGSPMGLMPMLGVRLAKLTSNPDLLISDSESLFLSGVPPLGQSREVVEGWIPFPKVFDVVAYGKRHVMMGATQVDKHGNQNISCIGDWNHPKRQLLGVRGAPGNTVNNRTSYWIPKHSPRVVVEQVDMVSGVGPARAAAAGPAASRFNDIHRIVTNLAVLDLEGPDRTLRIRSVHPGVTVDEVQEASGCELAVTGDVPESRLPTTEELVLIREMLDPRRLREKEVPS, from the coding sequence GTGAGCGACTCCCTGGACACTGTCACCCGGTCCGAGGTCTGCGCCGTCGCAGTGGCCGATGCCTTCGCCGACGACGGCGAGATCTTCGGCAGCCCGATGGGCCTGATGCCGATGCTGGGCGTGCGCCTGGCCAAGCTGACCTCCAACCCCGACCTGCTGATCTCCGACAGCGAGTCGCTGTTCCTCAGCGGCGTCCCTCCCCTGGGTCAGTCCCGCGAGGTGGTCGAGGGGTGGATCCCCTTCCCCAAGGTCTTCGACGTCGTCGCCTACGGCAAGCGCCACGTGATGATGGGCGCCACCCAGGTCGACAAGCACGGCAACCAGAACATTTCTTGTATCGGTGACTGGAACCACCCCAAGCGCCAGCTCCTCGGCGTGCGTGGCGCGCCCGGCAACACGGTCAACAACCGCACGTCCTACTGGATCCCCAAGCACTCCCCCCGGGTCGTGGTGGAGCAGGTCGACATGGTCTCGGGGGTGGGGCCCGCACGCGCCGCGGCCGCCGGGCCCGCCGCCTCGCGGTTCAACGACATCCACCGCATCGTCACCAACCTCGCCGTGCTCGACCTCGAGGGGCCCGACCGCACGTTGCGCATCCGGTCGGTCCACCCGGGCGTCACCGTCGACGAGGTGCAGGAGGCCAGCGGCTGCGAGCTCGCGGTCACCGGCGACGTGCCCGAGAGCAGGCTGCCCACGACCGAGGAGCTCGTCCTCATCCGGGAGATGCTCGACCCGCGGCGCCTCCGCGAGAAGGAGGTGCCCTCGTGA
- a CDS encoding alpha/beta fold hydrolase — MVSARVEAWRDRGRYVEVEGHSIFVVERDGAGTPVVVVHGYPGSSHDFAQVVDRLDRPVVVFDLLGYGFSAKPADASYSLFEQADLVEALLRHLGIGACALVGHDMGTTVVAELLSRANRGALGFAVTSVVLLNGSIFIDLAQLTRGQRLGLLAHGRRLPFAFPVSFLRRNIRESVAPGTNLGDEQLEDLVDLIRLDGGDRLLTRQINYVRERRAHQATWTAALVEFPGRLSAVWGVLDPIAVTAMPQRLAALRPGTDVVLLAGVGHWPSIEAPERVAAEIAART; from the coding sequence ATGGTGAGCGCACGCGTGGAGGCCTGGCGGGACCGTGGACGGTACGTCGAGGTGGAGGGCCACTCGATCTTCGTCGTCGAGCGCGACGGTGCGGGGACGCCGGTCGTGGTCGTGCACGGCTACCCGGGCTCGTCCCACGACTTCGCGCAGGTGGTCGACCGTCTGGACCGGCCGGTGGTGGTCTTCGACCTGCTGGGCTACGGCTTCTCGGCCAAGCCGGCCGACGCGTCGTACTCGCTGTTCGAGCAGGCCGACCTGGTCGAGGCCCTGCTGCGGCACCTCGGGATCGGCGCGTGCGCGCTGGTCGGGCACGACATGGGCACGACGGTCGTCGCCGAGCTGCTGTCCCGGGCGAACCGCGGCGCCCTCGGCTTCGCGGTCACGAGCGTCGTGCTGCTCAACGGGTCGATCTTCATCGACCTGGCGCAGCTGACCCGGGGTCAGCGACTGGGCCTCCTCGCCCACGGACGGCGTCTGCCGTTCGCCTTCCCCGTGTCCTTCCTGCGTCGCAACATCCGCGAGAGCGTGGCGCCCGGGACGAACCTCGGTGACGAGCAGCTCGAGGACCTGGTCGACCTCATCCGGCTCGACGGCGGGGACCGGTTGCTGACGCGGCAGATCAACTACGTCCGGGAGCGCCGGGCCCACCAGGCGACGTGGACCGCGGCCCTCGTCGAGTTCCCCGGTCGCCTCAGCGCCGTGTGGGGCGTGCTCGACCCGATCGCGGTCACGGCGATGCCGCAGAGGCTGGCCGCGCTGCGGCCCGGCACCGACGTGGTGCTGCTCGCCGGCGTCGGCCACTGGCCCTCCATCGAGGCCCCGGAGCGGGTCGCCGCGGAGATCGCTGCCCGGACCTGA
- a CDS encoding NAD-dependent epimerase/dehydratase family protein produces MRILVLGGDGYLGWPTAMYFSARGHDVAVVDNYLRRRTVLEAGSDSLTPVLNLHQRVEAWRKITGRTIEAHLFDLCDYEPLDALMKSFQPDAVVHYGQIPSAPYSMVDRIHATFTQQNNIVNNLNTIFAILNNNPEVHLVKLGTMGEYGCPNIDIEEGYIEIEHKGRKDTLPFPKLPHSWYHASKVADSTNIHFASRVYGLRATDLNQGVVYGVSTEETDIDPALMTRFDYDEQFGTALNRFCLQAVIGHPLTVYGTGGQTRGFLNIRDTLRCVELAVENPADRGEFRVFNQFTESFSIRGLAETVQKSARELGLEVEIASVENPRTEAQEHYYNPTHTKLIDLGLKPTLMSDDLVKNTLQVLMQHKDRAVVEAIAPRTTWS; encoded by the coding sequence GTGCGAATCCTGGTCTTGGGCGGGGACGGCTACCTCGGGTGGCCGACCGCGATGTACTTCTCGGCGAGGGGCCACGACGTGGCCGTCGTCGACAACTACCTGAGGCGCCGGACCGTCCTGGAGGCCGGTTCAGACAGCCTCACGCCCGTCCTCAACCTCCACCAGCGCGTGGAGGCCTGGCGCAAGATCACCGGCCGCACGATCGAGGCGCACCTGTTCGACCTGTGCGACTACGAGCCGCTCGACGCGCTGATGAAGTCGTTCCAGCCCGACGCCGTCGTCCACTACGGGCAGATCCCCTCGGCGCCCTACTCCATGGTCGACCGCATCCACGCCACGTTCACGCAGCAGAACAACATCGTGAACAACCTCAACACGATCTTCGCGATCCTCAACAACAACCCCGAGGTCCACCTGGTCAAGCTCGGGACGATGGGGGAGTACGGCTGCCCCAACATCGACATCGAAGAGGGCTACATCGAGATCGAGCACAAGGGCCGCAAGGACACCCTGCCGTTCCCGAAGCTCCCCCACAGCTGGTACCACGCCTCCAAGGTCGCGGACTCCACCAATATCCACTTCGCCAGCCGCGTCTACGGCCTGCGCGCGACGGACCTCAACCAGGGCGTGGTCTACGGCGTCTCCACCGAGGAGACCGACATCGACCCGGCGCTGATGACGCGCTTCGACTACGACGAGCAGTTCGGCACCGCGCTCAACCGGTTCTGCCTGCAGGCCGTCATCGGCCACCCGCTCACCGTCTACGGCACGGGCGGCCAGACCCGCGGGTTCCTCAACATCCGCGACACCCTCCGGTGCGTCGAGCTGGCGGTCGAGAACCCCGCCGACCGCGGTGAGTTCCGGGTGTTCAACCAGTTCACCGAGTCCTTCTCGATCCGCGGCCTCGCCGAGACGGTGCAGAAGTCGGCCCGTGAGCTCGGCCTCGAGGTCGAGATCGCCTCGGTGGAGAACCCGCGCACCGAGGCGCAGGAGCACTACTACAACCCGACGCACACCAAGCTGATCGACCTGGGTCTCAAGCCGACGCTGATGTCGGACGACCTGGTGAAGAACACGCTGCAGGTCCTCATGCAGCACAAGGACCGCGCCGTCGTCGAGGCGATCGCACCGCGCACCACGTGGTCGTGA
- a CDS encoding NAD(P)H-dependent flavin oxidoreductase, translated as MTPQLLRTPLTELTGVRHPVVQTGMGWVAGPRLVAGTANAGGLGILASATMTFEELEHAIVEVKGRTDQPFGVNLRADAGDAGERVDLLIKHGVKVASFALAPKAELIAKLKDHGIVVMPSVGAARHAEKVAGWGADLVMVQGGEGGGHTGPVPTTLLLPSVIDAVDIPVVAAGGFFDGRGLAAALSYGAAGVGMGTRFLLTQDSSVPEAVKRLYLSYGLDGTVVTAKVDGMPHRMLRTELVQEIEETGRLRTLVPTARRTLDFKRQSGMTWRQVATDGRAMKKGSERSWSQMMLAANTPMMLKAGLVEGDTSAGVLAAGQVVGLLDDLPTCQELVDRVVTEAAERLRAMQGLLV; from the coding sequence GTGACGCCCCAGCTGCTGCGGACCCCGCTCACCGAGCTGACCGGCGTCCGCCACCCGGTCGTGCAGACCGGCATGGGCTGGGTCGCCGGACCGCGTCTGGTCGCCGGCACCGCCAACGCCGGCGGCCTCGGCATCCTGGCCAGCGCCACGATGACCTTCGAGGAGCTCGAGCACGCGATCGTCGAGGTCAAGGGACGCACCGACCAGCCGTTCGGGGTCAACCTGCGCGCCGACGCCGGTGACGCCGGCGAGCGCGTCGACCTGCTGATCAAGCACGGCGTCAAGGTCGCGTCGTTCGCCCTGGCACCCAAGGCCGAGCTGATCGCCAAGCTCAAGGACCACGGCATCGTCGTGATGCCGAGCGTCGGGGCCGCGCGCCACGCCGAGAAGGTCGCCGGCTGGGGGGCCGACCTGGTGATGGTGCAGGGCGGCGAGGGCGGCGGCCACACCGGCCCGGTCCCCACCACGCTCCTGCTGCCGTCGGTCATCGACGCGGTCGACATCCCGGTCGTCGCGGCCGGCGGGTTCTTCGACGGGCGCGGCCTCGCCGCTGCCCTGTCGTACGGCGCCGCGGGCGTCGGCATGGGCACCCGCTTCCTGCTGACGCAGGACTCGTCGGTGCCGGAGGCCGTGAAGCGGCTCTACCTCTCCTACGGCCTCGACGGCACCGTCGTGACCGCCAAGGTCGACGGGATGCCGCACCGCATGCTCAGGACCGAGCTGGTGCAGGAGATCGAGGAGACCGGCCGGCTCCGCACGCTCGTCCCGACTGCTCGCCGCACCCTCGACTTCAAGCGCCAGTCCGGCATGACCTGGCGCCAGGTCGCCACGGACGGTCGGGCGATGAAGAAGGGCAGCGAGCGCTCCTGGTCGCAGATGATGCTCGCCGCCAACACCCCGATGATGCTCAAGGCCGGCCTCGTCGAGGGCGACACCTCGGCGGGCGTCCTCGCCGCCGGACAGGTGGTCGGCCTGCTCGACGACCTGCCGACCTGCCAGGAGCTGGTCGACCGGGTGGTCACCGAGGCGGCCGAGCGGCTGCGGGCGATGCAGGGCTTGCTCGTCTGA
- a CDS encoding enoyl-CoA hydratase family protein — protein MPVDSVLREDHVRVVTMDFPPVNALPVQGWFDLAAALDEASRDLTTHAVVLRAEGRGFNAGVDIKEMQHTSGFDALIGANKGCFAAFKAVYECAVPVVAAVHGFCLGGGVGLVGNADTVVASDDAYFGVPEVKQGALGAATHMARLVPQHLMRTLYYTARTVPATQLLQFGSVLEVVPRASLDDAALAVAGEIAANDSRVIRAAKEALNGIDPVDVNKSYRFEQGFTMELNLAGVSDELRDGFAGTDKAGRR, from the coding sequence ATGCCTGTCGACTCGGTGCTCCGCGAGGACCACGTCCGCGTGGTCACGATGGACTTCCCGCCGGTCAACGCCCTGCCCGTCCAGGGCTGGTTCGACCTGGCCGCCGCCCTCGACGAGGCCTCGCGGGACCTCACCACGCACGCGGTCGTCCTGCGCGCCGAGGGACGCGGCTTCAACGCCGGCGTCGACATCAAGGAGATGCAGCACACCTCCGGGTTCGACGCCCTGATCGGCGCCAACAAGGGCTGCTTCGCCGCCTTCAAGGCCGTCTACGAGTGCGCGGTCCCGGTGGTCGCCGCGGTGCACGGCTTCTGCCTGGGCGGCGGGGTCGGGCTGGTCGGCAACGCCGACACCGTGGTCGCCAGCGACGACGCCTACTTCGGCGTGCCCGAGGTCAAGCAGGGCGCGCTCGGCGCCGCGACGCACATGGCCCGGCTGGTGCCGCAGCACCTGATGCGCACGCTGTACTACACCGCGCGCACGGTCCCTGCGACCCAGCTGCTGCAGTTCGGCAGCGTCCTCGAGGTCGTCCCACGCGCCTCCCTCGACGACGCGGCGCTGGCGGTGGCCGGTGAGATCGCGGCCAACGACTCCCGGGTGATCCGCGCGGCCAAGGAGGCGCTCAACGGCATCGACCCCGTCGACGTCAACAAGAGCTATCGCTTCGAGCAGGGGTTCACGATGGAGCTCAACCTGGCCGGGGTCTCCGACGAGCTGCGAGATGGTTTCGCAGGGACCGACAAGGCAGGCAGGCGATGA
- a CDS encoding MmcQ/YjbR family DNA-binding protein, with amino-acid sequence MSCSLDDFRSLVAQLPGVAAHDRDRYWRYDVCGATFAYLWEPTRTVGLKQTILEQLSLVAERPEVFEVQLTSRGFGWVVVRVEGVERDELAELTFEAWRLSAPDDLLAERGEVLPG; translated from the coding sequence GTGAGCTGCTCGCTCGACGACTTCCGCTCGCTGGTCGCCCAGCTGCCGGGCGTCGCCGCGCACGACCGCGACCGCTACTGGCGCTACGACGTCTGCGGGGCGACCTTCGCCTACCTCTGGGAGCCGACCCGCACAGTCGGGCTCAAGCAGACGATCCTGGAGCAGCTGAGCCTGGTCGCCGAGCGGCCGGAGGTCTTCGAGGTGCAGCTCACCTCCCGCGGCTTCGGGTGGGTGGTGGTGCGGGTCGAAGGTGTGGAGCGCGACGAGCTGGCCGAGCTCACCTTCGAGGCCTGGCGCCTGAGCGCACCCGACGACCTGCTCGCCGAGCGCGGCGAGGTGCTGCCCGGCTGA